The DNA segment ATCATGTCATCTTTCGCTTGCCTTTTGGTTTCATTTCTATGTTCTTATTTATCCAAGTTTTTGTTTGGGAAGTGAAAAATGAAAGGGGTTGGTGAATGTGTGGGAGAGTTAACAAAATGGATGGTTGCAACATCTCTGCCATATTCATCTTATCAATTATATCGCCGACATAGAAACTCTAGAATTGTAGTAGAACCGTATTGCTGTGCGTGCTAAGCACCAGGTATTAACCGGACAAGGGTGACATAAGAAAATCTGATGTTCTGTTGGATGAAAATGGAAGAGGAAACAAGCAAATTCAATTGTAAAGTTTGATTAATGTGTAGTTTGATTTTGTCGATGCAAATGAAATGGCTGTTAGTATAACATCTGGAGAGACAAAGGCATACTCCTCTATTTCTAAACTCTATGCGAGTGTTAACAAGATTATCTGCCTTATTATATGGTGCTCGTTTAAGTACTATAAGTCTCTGTTTACACACCATTCCTTGACTTTGAGTTGGCGTACGAGCTTTATTGAGGTTAAACTTCTGCTTCATTTTCCTCTAGGCAAACAATCATCGGCAGGAGAACAATATCATAGATCTGTACATTCTGCTTCTCAGATACGCAGGGTAAACATATATTTCCATGTTGATAACTTCTTGAGGGCATATTAACACCTATATATGAGTAATTTGTTAAATATATGTGTTCGTGCTTTCAGTATTTTATCAGAAACTATACCTTTCCACCGAGACTACATTACTTCAAATGATACAGAAAAGAGATCTTACAAAAAGGTAATTAAGCAGTGTCTCTAATATCTAATTTGTGAAAGTTGCACCAGTTATGGATGTTAAATCATTAGTGTGATGTGATTTCAGAAATTACTGGATGTCATTCATGAGCTGGAATCCTTAAGGCCAGAAGTTGAAAGGGAAATTACTAAAGTGAACAAAGAACATGCATTGAAGGAACAGAATCGACTAAACAATCTGAGAAAAGTGCAAGATGTTTCACAGGCATCATCGTCTAGACAGCCGGCTGTTAGTAGAATGGCTTCCTTATGGCCAGTCAATAAGCAGGTAACAATTCTCCTAGAaaattttgttttatgttttcatttttgGCTGATGTATCCACTCAAACATATGATTTCTGCACAATAATTGTACATTGATTACAAATTGTGTCTTCTTTCTGCATAATTGTTTCCAGGCAAGGCATTCAAGACTGACTCTAACTATCCGTCGCCCTGTTGTCCCTGAAACTGTACCTTCAGCACCACCAATTGAAAATTTGGTCATAGATGATAATACCCCAGTCCAGTCTGGTTTATCTGAATCTAGTTTTGTGGATTCATCTTCTTCAACAACAGAGAAGTTATTGAAAAGACACGACGGAGGGAGTACTAATACTGCTTCATCATGTATAATATGCTTTGAAGCTGCAATTGAAGGGGCTTGTGTACCATGTGGCCATATGGCTGGGTGCATGTCTTGTTTAAACGAGATTAAAGCTAAAACCTGGGGTTGCCCTGTCTGTCTCACTAAGATCCAGCTGGTTTTACGTTTATATGCTGTTTAACAACTAAAGAAGGATACCTTGATGTAAATGTTTTTACCATTTATCTACTTTACTGTGTTCTGTATATTGTAAAAAAggtagcccggtgcactaagctcccgctatgcgcggggtccagggaag comes from the Nicotiana tabacum cultivar K326 chromosome 14, ASM71507v2, whole genome shotgun sequence genome and includes:
- the LOC107765273 gene encoding uncharacterized protein LOC107765273; this encodes MSSARNLINISEFTRKIEVDNQIPIQYYYNIADNLLKEANNHRQENNIIDLYILLLRYAGILSETIPFHRDYITSNDTEKRSYKKKLLDVIHELESLRPEVEREITKVNKEHALKEQNRLNNLRKVQDVSQASSSRQPAVSRMASLWPVNKQARHSRLTLTIRRPVVPETVPSAPPIENLVIDDNTPVQSGLSESSFVDSSSSTTEKLLKRHDGGSTNTASSCIICFEAAIEGACVPCGHMAGCMSCLNEIKAKTWGCPVCLTKIQLVLRLYAV